From Polaribacter haliotis:
TTCTTATCTACGTACAACGTATTTACTTTCTTCGCATCAAAACCAGTGAGCATCATATTTACTACAATAACAATGTCTAATCGGTCTTTGGCATCATTAAAATTCGCTTTTTCTCTATCTTTTAAACGTTTACTAATGTCTTTAAAGTAGTTTTCGAATTGCACACCATCTTTTGTAGAAAAACTAGTATTGTACATTTTATTGTAATCAGTAATATAACTATCTAATTTATCTCTAGAATGACTTGTTACATAGTTGCTTTCAGATTCAGCTGCTTGTGAGGTTTCAGTATCTGGAATGTAATCTTGTGCGTCATCATCTGCTTCATTGGCTCCGTAAGAAAATATGGTTGCGATTCTTAAATTGTGTTCGCCTTTTAATTTTTTCTCCTGAAAAATATCATAATATTTAATGAGCGTTTTAATATCACTCACTGCAAATAAGGCAGAAAACAGCTTATTAGAAGTCTTGGTACCATGATGCGCAATAATGTAATCGACAATTTTTGTTAACCTTCTTTCGTCTGTAAACACTTCTGCTTTATCAATATCTTCTACTTCAATATCCAATAAAGTTCTACTTTTTTGTTTGTATCTACCAATATATTCGATTCCGAATTTTAAAACATTATCATCTGCAATGGCATCTGTAATTACGTATTTGTGCAAACATTCGCCAAACAAATCTTTGGTGGTTCTTTTTCCTAAATCGTTTTTAGAGGCATTGTCTGCAAAAATGGGAGTTCCTGTAAAACCAAATAACTGACTATTGGTAAAATAATCGGTTATCTTTTGGTGGGTATCTCCAAACTGACTTCTATGGCACTCATCAAAAATAAGCACCACTCGCCTATTCTTTAATCCTGCTAATTTTTTATCATACTTGTTATTTGTAATCGCATTATTTAGTTTCTGAATGGTGGTTAACACCAATTTAGAATCGTCTGCCAATTGTTTTACCAAACTGTTGGTATTGTTGGTAACATCTACACTATCCTTTTTAAAAGAATTAAATTCTTTCATGGTTTGGTAGTCTAAATCTTTTCTATCTACCACAAACAACACTTTATCTACAGTGGGCAAATCCATAATAATCTGACTTGCTTTAAAAGATGTTAAGGTTTTACCAGAACCTGTGGTGTGCCAAATATATGCGTTGTCTGTATTGTTTTGTACTTGTGCAACCAACTTTTCTACTGCATAAAATTGATAGGGTCTTAACACCATTAAAATTTTATGTGTTTCGCTTCTCACAATATACTTGGCAATCATTAACCCCAAATGATCTGGCTTTAAAAAAGCAGTTGTAAAATCTGTGAGTTCTTTTATGTTTTTATTGTGTACATCCGACCAGAAAAACGTTTGTTTTACAGATTGCAAAGCATTGTTTGCTAAATACTTTGTGTTTACTCCGTTACTAATTACAAACAATTGTACGTATTGAAACAACCCATGATTAGACCAAAATGAATGTCTTTGATAACGATTAATTTGATTAAATGCTTCTTTAATTTCTAAACCTCTACGTTTTAATTCTATTTGTACCAAAGGCAAACCATTGACTAACAACGTAACATCGTATCTGTTTTTATAAGTACCTTCTTGTGCTATTTGGTTAGTGACTTGAAACAAATTGGCATTCCAATCTTCACTATTAAAAAAACGAATGTAAGTAGCATCTCCGTTATCATTTACAAACTGAAAACGACCTCTTAACGTTTTAGACTTTTCAAACACATTGCCTTTTGCTAAATGGTTTAAAATAGTTTCAAACTCTTTATCTGAAAACGTAAGTTTATTTAGCTTTTCTAATTGACTTTTTAAATTAGCAACCAATGCAGTACCCTCTAAAACAGTAACTTTATGGTAGCCTAAACCAACTAATTGTTTAATTAGATTGTTTTCTAGTTGAAGTTCTGATTGTTTGCTCATAATTTCTTTATCGTCATTGCATTCAATCTCGTCATTGCGAGGCACGAAGCAATCTGTTCGTTGGGTTTCCTATTCTTTTTTAAAACTCGTTTTCGCCTTCTTTATGTTTTTACTCTTTTTGTTTTCACTCTTATGCTCTCACTCTTGCGTGGGATTGCTTGAGTTTGCTTCGTACCTCGCAATGACTAACTCGCAATGACACTCACACCCTAACACTCTTTCGATTTCATACTTTTTTGGGTTTACTTTGTCGTTCCTCCTCGCAATGACTAAAGTGGATAAAACAATTCTTCCCATTCAGGATTCATACTTTCTATTAATGCAATTTTTTTTGCTCTATTCCCACTTTTTAATTGCTTTTCTCTTGCAATTGCATCTCCAATCATTTGAAACGCTTCATAATAAACTAATTTACTTAAATTATATCTCGCAGTAAAAGATTTCTTATTAATTTTTGATTTATGTTGTTTTATTCTCTGCTCTAAATCGGCTGTTACACCAATGTATAAAGTAGTGTTGTTTTTATTTGTTAGTATGTATACAAATCCTGGTTTCATAATAATTTGTCATTGCGAGGAACGAAGCAATCTGTTCGTTGGGTTTCCAGTACTTTCTTAAAACTCGTCTACGCCCTCATTCCGTTCTCACTCTAGCATGGGATTGTTTCATACTTCGTAATGACACTCATACTCTAAACAAACATCTGCTGTAACAACCCTTTTTTAAACGCTTGTGTTTTTTCTATTTGTGTTTGTACGTTTTCTATTTTTATATCTATAGCACTTAAATAATTGGCTATTTTTTGTTGTTCTTTTAGAGATGGAATTTTAATATTCAATTTCTTTACTTCAGAAAAATTAACATAAATCTGTGTTCCTCCTTGAGAAACTGAAAAAACTGTGTTCCTAAATTCTTTATAATTCAATTGAAACCAAGCATAAATTGGATATATAATACTTCTTATACAAATTAATCTTTCACTTCTTTGATTATAAATGTATAAATTATTTTCTGGTATCAATATCGTTGAACCAATGATATCTCCTGTACTTGTTTTATCATTTAAAACCATTACTAAATCTCCTTTGTCTAATAATTTAGTTTTAGTTTTTTCGTTTAAAATAATCCTTTGTCCATTTTCATTATATTTCCCTTCAGTTGAATAATTACCAATGGAAACAACTTTGTGTGTTCCTGACTTACTAAAATGTTTTTCTAAAGCAGTTCCTCCAATATTATTAAAAACTTCTCCAAACTTCTTCTCTTCCCAATCAGGAAAATCTAAACCATCATCATTTTTAAAACGCAATTGCTGACTAAACAATTGTTGCATGACTCCTTTTTTGTAGTTTTCTAATAACTGCTTTTTAGTGGTTAGTTGTTGTATTTTGGTATCTACAGATGTTAAAAAAGAAGCTATTTTTTGTTGTTCTGGGAGGGTTGGAAAAGCTACTTTTGTTTTACGTAATTCTTTACCAGAAATACCTTGAACAGTAGTTCCAATAGCTTTTCTATGTATTAATTTTTGATAAATTGGTGATAACATATAATGTAGTAAATATAAGTTTTCAATTTTATCTTTACCTCTTAACTTTATAACTCTTTGAGCTAAAGCTATTTTTTGTTTATCAACTTGAGCAATATTTCCAAGTGGTGCTTCAGTAGTAAATAAAATATCACCAAGTTCAGGTAAGCCTTTACTCATTACTAAATTATAGTTTTCTAATGGAACATATTCTTTAGATTTATCGTAATCAATATATCCTTTCTTTATGTTTTTTGCAGTAACTAAAAACACCCCTTCATTTGATTTTTCAGGAGCTCTACCTCTATAATCAACATAAGAAGTTATATTATCCATTTTATCAAAAGACCAACCATCCACAAACTCATTAAAACGAAGTTTAGGTACACGCACATCATTGCGAAGCTTTTTTGCTGAAGCAATCTCTTTTTTATTGGCAGATTGCTTCACTCCGTTTGCAATGACGGTTTGTTTAGCAATTACGTTATTTTTATTTTCTGCAGCCATTAAAAAGGAGTTTCAATATTTAACTGTTTGCAAAAATCTGCAATAGTTGCATCTGTTGCTGCCATGTCTTTTTCTAATGCTTTTAAATCCGCAGAAATACTTATAAGGTCTATAGCTTCTTCTTCTTCAAAAGTATCTACATAACGTGGTATGTTTAAATTGTAATCGTTTTCTTGTACTTCCTCTAAACTAGCAACATAACTATATTTGTCTTTGGTTTGTCTTGTTCTGTAGGTGTCTATAATTTCTTGCAAATGTGCATCTGTTAATACATTTTGCGTTTTTACTTTATCAAAATGATTGCTAGCATCAATAAATAAAATGTCTTTGGTTGGTCTGTTTTTCTTCAATACTAAAATACACGTAGGAATACTTGTACCATAAAAAATATTAGAAGGCAAACCAATTACGGCATCTAATTGGTTTTTATCTTCAATTAAATACTTTCTAATATGTCCTTCTGCTGCACCTCTAAACAAAACACCATGCGGTAAAACACACGCCATGGTTCCGTTTTCATCTAATTGATGAATCATGTGTTGTACAAAGGCAAAATCTGCTTTACTTTTTGGTGCCATTTTACCATACGGAGAAAAACGCTCGTCACTAATAATACTATCTGGATTCCAATTGGCAGAAAAAGGCGGATTTGCTACAATGGCTTCAAAACGTTGGTCTATGTGTTTTGGTGATGGATTTACTAAGGTATCTTCATTATAAATATCGAACTTTTTATAATGTACATCATGCATAATCATGTTCATTCTACACAAGTTATACGTAGTTGGGTTGCTTTCTTGTCCGTAAAAACCACCAACCTCTTTTACTTCTTTAGAAACTCTTAACAGTAAAGAACCAGAACCACACGTTGGGTCGTACACAGATTTTAAACGCTCTTTATCTGTAGTTACAATTTGTGCTAATATTTTAGAAACTTGTTGTGGTGTGTAAAATTCTCCCGCTTTTTTTCCTGCTCCAGAAGCAAACTGACCAATTAAATATTCATAAGCATCACCTAATAAATCATTTTCATTGTTTTCTAAATCGAAATCAATGCCTTCTAAATGCATCAATACTTTTACAATCAGTTCGTTTTTAGCTTCTTCTGTTTTTCCTAATTTACTACTTGTTAAATCTAAATCTTCAAAAAGGTTTCCAAAATCGTCTTCACTTTCACTTCCCATAGTGCTTTGCTCTATGTTGGTTAACACTTTTTGTAAATCTTCTAAAATGAATTTATTGGTTCCGCCAGAGTTTCCTCTTTTGGCGATTTCGCTAAATAATTCTGTTGGTTTTAAGAAATAACCTAACGCATCTAAAGCATCTAGTTTTATTTCTTGTAATAAGATTTCTTCTGCTTCGTGTCCTATCACTTCATGATATTCTAAACCATCTGGTTTTAAAATAACATTAGCGTGTAAAGACATTTTTTTACTTAAATACTTGTAAAATATAAAGCCTAGTATATAATCTCTAAAATCATCTGCATCCATATTACCTCTTAAATCGTTGGCAATAT
This genomic window contains:
- a CDS encoding restriction endonuclease subunit S codes for the protein MAAENKNNVIAKQTVIANGVKQSANKKEIASAKKLRNDVRVPKLRFNEFVDGWSFDKMDNITSYVDYRGRAPEKSNEGVFLVTAKNIKKGYIDYDKSKEYVPLENYNLVMSKGLPELGDILFTTEAPLGNIAQVDKQKIALAQRVIKLRGKDKIENLYLLHYMLSPIYQKLIHRKAIGTTVQGISGKELRKTKVAFPTLPEQQKIASFLTSVDTKIQQLTTKKQLLENYKKGVMQQLFSQQLRFKNDDGLDFPDWEEKKFGEVFNNIGGTALEKHFSKSGTHKVVSIGNYSTEGKYNENGQRIILNEKTKTKLLDKGDLVMVLNDKTSTGDIIGSTILIPENNLYIYNQRSERLICIRSIIYPIYAWFQLNYKEFRNTVFSVSQGGTQIYVNFSEVKKLNIKIPSLKEQQKIANYLSAIDIKIENVQTQIEKTQAFKKGLLQQMFV
- a CDS encoding type I restriction-modification system subunit M, which produces MSENQLQLHQTLWNIANDLRGNMDADDFRDYILGFIFYKYLSKKMSLHANVILKPDGLEYHEVIGHEAEEILLQEIKLDALDALGYFLKPTELFSEIAKRGNSGGTNKFILEDLQKVLTNIEQSTMGSESEDDFGNLFEDLDLTSSKLGKTEEAKNELIVKVLMHLEGIDFDLENNENDLLGDAYEYLIGQFASGAGKKAGEFYTPQQVSKILAQIVTTDKERLKSVYDPTCGSGSLLLRVSKEVKEVGGFYGQESNPTTYNLCRMNMIMHDVHYKKFDIYNEDTLVNPSPKHIDQRFEAIVANPPFSANWNPDSIISDERFSPYGKMAPKSKADFAFVQHMIHQLDENGTMACVLPHGVLFRGAAEGHIRKYLIEDKNQLDAVIGLPSNIFYGTSIPTCILVLKKNRPTKDILFIDASNHFDKVKTQNVLTDAHLQEIIDTYRTRQTKDKYSYVASLEEVQENDYNLNIPRYVDTFEEEEAIDLISISADLKALEKDMAATDATIADFCKQLNIETPF
- a CDS encoding type I restriction endonuclease subunit R, with translation MSKQSELQLENNLIKQLVGLGYHKVTVLEGTALVANLKSQLEKLNKLTFSDKEFETILNHLAKGNVFEKSKTLRGRFQFVNDNGDATYIRFFNSEDWNANLFQVTNQIAQEGTYKNRYDVTLLVNGLPLVQIELKRRGLEIKEAFNQINRYQRHSFWSNHGLFQYVQLFVISNGVNTKYLANNALQSVKQTFFWSDVHNKNIKELTDFTTAFLKPDHLGLMIAKYIVRSETHKILMVLRPYQFYAVEKLVAQVQNNTDNAYIWHTTGSGKTLTSFKASQIIMDLPTVDKVLFVVDRKDLDYQTMKEFNSFKKDSVDVTNNTNSLVKQLADDSKLVLTTIQKLNNAITNNKYDKKLAGLKNRRVVLIFDECHRSQFGDTHQKITDYFTNSQLFGFTGTPIFADNASKNDLGKRTTKDLFGECLHKYVITDAIADDNVLKFGIEYIGRYKQKSRTLLDIEVEDIDKAEVFTDERRLTKIVDYIIAHHGTKTSNKLFSALFAVSDIKTLIKYYDIFQEKKLKGEHNLRIATIFSYGANEADDDAQDYIPDTETSQAAESESNYVTSHSRDKLDSYITDYNKMYNTSFSTKDGVQFENYFKDISKRLKDREKANFNDAKDRLDIVIVVNMMLTGFDAKKVNTLYVDKNLKHHGLIQAFSRTNRILGEKKSQGNILCFRNLKKATDEAITLFSNKEANETIITPPYEDIATKFDEALAHLLQVTPTYKSVDDLLGEEQKLAFVQAFRRVLRTKNVLESYVDFNWEDLGIDEQTFEDYKSKYLDLYETIKINNPAQKTSILNDIDFELELIHRDQINVIYILQLLARLKTTDKSEAAKQKKAIIDLLGGEITLRSKRELIEKFIEENLPNISDVDAIPDEFDKYWQQQKVIALSKICKEENLDQQQFNSLIESYVYNGQEPIRQDVFKCLDNRPSILKAREIGERILLKMKKFIDVFITGMTG
- a CDS encoding GIY-YIG nuclease family protein, whose translation is MKPGFVYILTNKNNTTLYIGVTADLEQRIKQHKSKINKKSFTARYNLSKLVYYEAFQMIGDAIAREKQLKSGNRAKKIALIESMNPEWEELFYPL